Proteins from a genomic interval of Paenibacillus sp. FSL H8-0048:
- the mutS gene encoding DNA mismatch repair protein MutS, with protein sequence MANYTPMIQQYLKVKEGAKDAFLFFRLGDFYEMFFEDALLASKELEITLTGRDGGIGEKIPMCGVPYHAAEGYIQRLIEKGYKVAICEQLDDPAVTKGMVRRDIVRVVTPGTVMDGKIISDKSNNYLVCVTEEDGMMALAACDLTTGELYVTSVLASTEWLRDEIGIYEPAEIIGDSALLEELRSEASLLAKPVVYTPWDKQEEALARRQFGEAAWVRLEKERGRALALLISYFSETQRRSLGQLTQISPYEPGNYMILDPFTRRNLELTETVRERSKKGSLLWLLDRTETSMGGRLLRRRIDKPLLQRAPIERRLEAVDYLYNQFIVREDLRGALKEIYDLERLVGRIAFGSANGRDMNALRLSLAQIPALKEMCLTSGSSTLREIGASMDECAELREDIERAIVEDAPVSVRDGGIIRAGYHERLDELREASSSGKRWIAELEAKERQVTGIKSLKIGYNKVFGYYIEITRSNLSSLPEGRYERKQTLANAERYVTPELKEKEALILEAQDKMTDLEYSLFTELRERISSQVPRLQALAEKVAEIDVYQCLAAVSAEHRFVKPKLSDSYDLRVEGGRHPVVEAVLKDSAFIANGSTLSKDEGNILLITGPNMAGKSTYMRQVALICIMAQIGCFVPAASAEVALIDRIFTRIGAADDLIGGQSTFMVEMADIQVMTEKATARSLIIIDELGRGTSTSEGMAIAQAVIEYVHDTIACKALVSTHFHELAHLEQSLSGLRNYSMAVQESGDKVNFLRKLVPGAADSSYGIYCARLAGLPEGIIDRAYGLLQSIEQASPPGVAALNYGTGYSERSGSGTVIQEHQATAAQMPDTGEGAATGSHSYSLERTTQAPAYPDAYPEATASMAAGQREAAASLASPAEEEDNEVVQLSIFGEEEPRKNRKGGAAVPAVKDNPLIKELINAVQGADLMNMTPLQAMGLLNELKLKAREL encoded by the coding sequence ATGGCAAACTATACGCCGATGATTCAGCAGTATCTCAAAGTCAAGGAAGGGGCTAAAGACGCTTTCCTTTTCTTTCGTCTGGGCGATTTCTATGAAATGTTCTTCGAGGATGCACTGCTTGCATCCAAAGAGCTTGAGATTACTTTAACAGGCCGCGATGGCGGCATTGGGGAAAAAATTCCGATGTGCGGTGTGCCGTATCATGCCGCCGAGGGGTACATACAGCGACTGATCGAGAAGGGCTACAAGGTCGCGATCTGCGAGCAGCTGGATGATCCTGCGGTGACCAAAGGGATGGTCCGCCGCGATATCGTCCGGGTCGTAACACCGGGTACGGTGATGGACGGCAAGATCATTTCGGACAAAAGCAACAACTACCTCGTCTGTGTAACAGAGGAAGACGGGATGATGGCGCTGGCCGCCTGCGATTTGACGACAGGTGAGCTGTATGTCACCTCGGTACTCGCAAGCACCGAGTGGCTGCGCGACGAGATTGGCATCTATGAGCCTGCGGAGATTATCGGGGATTCAGCCCTCCTGGAGGAGCTGCGCAGTGAGGCTTCCTTGCTGGCCAAGCCTGTGGTCTATACCCCGTGGGATAAGCAGGAGGAAGCGCTGGCCCGCCGCCAGTTCGGCGAAGCGGCCTGGGTCCGGCTGGAGAAGGAGCGCGGCCGTGCCCTGGCGCTGCTGATCTCCTATTTCAGCGAGACCCAGCGCCGTTCATTGGGACAGCTTACCCAGATCTCACCTTACGAGCCGGGGAATTATATGATTCTTGATCCGTTCACCCGGCGGAATCTGGAGCTGACCGAGACCGTGCGGGAACGCTCCAAGAAAGGCTCGCTGCTATGGCTCCTGGACCGCACCGAGACCTCGATGGGCGGACGTCTGCTGCGCCGCCGGATTGATAAGCCGCTCCTGCAGCGCGCGCCGATTGAGCGCCGTCTGGAAGCCGTCGATTATCTGTATAACCAGTTCATCGTCCGCGAGGATCTGCGCGGAGCGCTGAAGGAGATTTACGATCTGGAGCGGCTGGTCGGACGGATTGCCTTCGGCAGCGCGAACGGGCGGGATATGAATGCACTCAGACTGTCTCTGGCCCAGATTCCTGCGTTGAAGGAGATGTGTCTGACTTCCGGCTCTTCTACCTTAAGGGAGATTGGCGCATCCATGGATGAATGCGCGGAGCTTCGAGAGGATATTGAACGGGCGATTGTGGAGGATGCACCGGTGTCCGTGCGTGACGGCGGAATTATCCGCGCGGGCTACCATGAGCGGCTGGATGAGCTGCGGGAAGCCAGCAGCAGCGGCAAGCGCTGGATTGCCGAGCTTGAAGCGAAGGAACGCCAGGTGACGGGGATCAAATCCCTCAAGATCGGCTACAACAAAGTCTTCGGCTATTATATAGAAATTACCCGCTCCAATCTGTCCTCGCTGCCGGAAGGCCGTTACGAGCGCAAGCAGACACTGGCCAATGCTGAGCGTTATGTCACTCCTGAGCTGAAGGAGAAAGAAGCGCTCATCCTGGAAGCCCAGGATAAGATGACAGATCTGGAGTACAGTTTGTTCACCGAGCTGCGCGAGCGGATCAGCAGCCAGGTTCCGCGCCTGCAGGCGCTGGCTGAGAAGGTGGCGGAGATTGATGTGTATCAATGCCTCGCAGCGGTCAGCGCGGAGCACCGGTTCGTGAAGCCTAAGCTGTCCGACAGCTACGATCTGCGGGTTGAAGGCGGACGCCATCCAGTCGTAGAAGCGGTGCTGAAGGATTCGGCTTTCATTGCCAACGGCAGCACACTCAGTAAGGACGAGGGCAATATCCTGCTGATCACAGGACCGAACATGGCCGGAAAAAGCACGTATATGCGCCAGGTGGCGCTCATCTGCATCATGGCCCAGATCGGCTGCTTCGTGCCTGCGGCCAGTGCTGAGGTAGCACTGATCGACCGTATCTTCACGCGGATCGGTGCAGCGGATGACCTGATCGGCGGCCAGAGCACGTTCATGGTCGAGATGGCCGACATTCAAGTCATGACCGAGAAAGCAACCGCCCGCAGCCTGATCATTATCGATGAGCTGGGGCGGGGGACCTCGACCAGCGAGGGGATGGCGATTGCCCAGGCGGTGATCGAATATGTGCATGATACCATTGCCTGCAAGGCACTGGTCTCCACGCATTTCCATGAGCTGGCCCATCTGGAGCAGAGCCTTAGCGGTCTGCGGAATTATTCCATGGCGGTCCAGGAAAGCGGCGACAAGGTGAACTTCCTCCGCAAGCTGGTGCCGGGAGCTGCGGACAGCAGCTACGGGATCTATTGTGCAAGGCTGGCTGGATTGCCGGAAGGAATTATCGACCGGGCTTACGGGCTGCTTCAGAGCATTGAACAGGCTTCTCCGCCGGGCGTCGCAGCGCTGAATTACGGCACGGGTTACAGTGAGCGGAGCGGGAGCGGAACGGTTATACAAGAGCATCAGGCTACCGCTGCGCAGATGCCGGATACCGGAGAAGGAGCTGCCACAGGAAGCCATTCCTATTCGCTTGAACGCACCACACAAGCTCCGGCATATCCAGACGCGTATCCCGAAGCAACAGCTTCTATGGCTGCCGGACAGCGGGAAGCTGCTGCATCCCTTGCTTCTCCTGCAGAGGAAGAGGACAATGAAGTAGTGCAGCTGTCTATTTTTGGTGAGGAGGAGCCGCGCAAGAACCGCAAGGGTGGGGCAGCGGTACCAGCCGTCAAAGACAATCCGCTGATCAAAGAGCTAATCAATGCCGTGCAAGGCGCAGATCTGATGAATATGACCCCGCTGCAAGCGATGGGCCTCTTGAACGAACTGAAGCTGAAGGCAAGAGAGCTGTAG